One window of the Gambusia affinis linkage group LG01, SWU_Gaff_1.0, whole genome shotgun sequence genome contains the following:
- the LOC122838313 gene encoding C-type mannose receptor 2-like, giving the protein MEAVLLLIVAAAVLSSVPGRKYYLVSEPKDWTAAQSFCREKFSDLASIQSAADVEALNKLLDWNELGELGEHSTPWIGLYDDVNSWRWSISDSDFYQQGEEKFRNWAFGEPNNNYGRENCAEMYGDGRWNDEFCNQTQSSICLDVKGTNVTFVHVNISMTWMAARRYCRGRHTDLASVRNLTENWQLQVLVPTGQGVWIGLSRESWKWSDGTGSAFRFWMSGEPSKTRQNCAAANMTDSGRWQNFLCTEKKPSVCSADPSLKQVKLKVMRRSSVDLNDPDLLEDLLAKMKQKLREQGVSGDVRLSWRKQKDGKIFLKREEKTRRKKKDEL; this is encoded by the exons ATGGAAGCCGTTCTGCTCCTCATCGTCGCTGCTGCAG TGCTCAGTTCTGTTCCTGGACGGAAATATTATTTAGTTTCCGAGCCGAAGGATTGGACTGCAGCTCAGagtttctgcagagaaaagttTTCAGACCTGGCATCCATCCAGAGCGCGGCGGACGTGGAGGCGCTGAACAAGCTGCTGGACTGGAAcgaactgggagaactgggagagCACTCT ACTCCCTGGATCGGTTTGTACGATGACGTGAACAGCTGGCGCTGGTCCATTTCCGACTCTGACTTCTACCAACAAGGTGAGGAAAAGTTCAGGAACTGGGCGTTTGGAGAGCCGAACAATAACTATGGAAGAGAGAACTGCGCTGAGATGTATGGAGACGGACGCTGGAATGACGAATTTTGTAATCAAACTCAAAGTTCCATCTGCCTGGATGTCAAAG ggACAAACGTGACGTTTGTTCACGTCAACATCAGCATGACCTGGATGGCGGCTCGGCGGTACTGCAGGGGGCGCCACACCGACCTGGCCAGCGTCAGGAACCTGACAGAGAACTGGCAGCTGCAGGTCCTGGTGCCGACCGGGCAAGGGGTCTGGATCGGCCTGTCCAGAGAGTCCTGGAAGTGGTCGGATGGAACCGGCTCGGCTTTTAGGTTCTGGATGTCTGGAGAACCCAGTAAGACCAGGCAGAACTGCGCCGCGGCGAACATGACAGATTCTGGAAGATGGCAAAACTTTCTCTGCACAGAAAAGAAACCATCAGTTTGCTCTGCAG atcCGTCTTTAAAGCAAGTGAAGCTGAAGGTGATGAGAAGATCCTCTGTGGATCTGAACGACCCGGACCTGCTGGAAGACCTGCTGGCGAAG atgaaGCAGAAGCTGAGGGAGCAGGGAGTGAGTGGAGACGTCAGACTGAGCTGGAGGAagcagaaagatggaaaaatctTCCTGAAACGCGAAGAGAAAAccaggaggaagaagaaggacgAGCTTTAG
- the LOC122837833 gene encoding deleted in malignant brain tumors 1 protein-like isoform X2, whose translation METILLVLLAAAVVDSQTRLVGPSRCSGRVEVYHDEVWGTVCDDGWDLSDAAVVCKQLGCGPPQRAPTVAYFGEGTDPIWLDDVACKGTESSLADCLHGGFGRHNCGHGEDAGVICEGPGETQFRLAGPTRCSGRVEVYHGHAWGTVCDDGWDLSDAAVVCRQLGCGAALSAPTSAYFGQGTGEIWLSDLGCSGTEVSLSECSYTGFGIRNCDHSEDAGATCAGAQIRLAGPTRCSGRVEVLFNGTWGTVCDDSWDLSDAAVVCRQLGCGPPQAALSAASFGEGTGPVWFANMSCSGTEADLTECGHSGFGANRCGHAEDAAVVCGAPVRLAGPTRCSGRVEVYHSHSQAWGTVCDDGWDLSDAAVVCRELGCDRAYEAPGGAQFGPGTGSIMLDDLVCSGTERSLTDCGHSGFGLQNCDHDEDAGALCEAETEAAGSGAERKHQTELDDFTRKNLQQGQRTKLKSRINKVFVS comes from the exons ATGGAGACGATCCTGCTGGTCCTGCTGGCTGCAGCAG TCGTTGACTCCCAGACCAGGTTAGTCGGACCGTCTCGGTGTTCTGGGAGGGTCGAGGTCTACCATGATGAAGTTTGGGGGACGGTGTGTGATGACGGCTGGGACCTCAGCGACGCCGCGGTTGTCTGCAAGCAGCTGGGATGCGGCCCCCCACAGAGGGCCCCCACGGTCGCCTACTTTGGTGAAGGAACCGACCCGATCTGGCTGGACGACGTGGCCTGCAAAGGAACCGAGAGCAGCTTGGCTGATTGTCTCCACGGAGGATTTGGAAGGCATAACTGTGGACATGGAGAAGACGCTGGTGTCATCTGTGAAG GACCAGGAGAAACCCAGTTCAGACTGGCTGGTCCAACCCGGTGTTCAGGGAGGGTGGAGGTTTACCATGGACACGCCTGGGGGACGGTGTGTGATGACGGCTGGGACCTGAGCGACGCCGCGGTGGTCTGCAGGCAGCTGGGCTGCGGCGCGGCGCTCAGCGCTCCGACCTCGGCCTACTTTGGCCAGGGAACCGGGGAGATCTGGCTCAGTGACCTGGGCTGTTCAGGAACGGAAGTCAGCCTCTCTGAATGCTCCTACACGGGGTTCGGCATTCGGAACTGTGATCACAGTGAAGACGCTGGCGCCACCTGTG CTGGAGCCCAGATCCGGTTGGCCGGTCCAACCCGGTGCTCCGGGCGGGTCGAGGTTCTGTTCAACGGCACCTGGGGGACGGTGTGTGATGACAGCTGGGACCTGAGCGACGCCGCGGTGGTCTGCAGGCAGCTGGGCTGCGGGCCGCCTCAGGCCGCCCTCAGCGCCGCAAGCTTTGGGGAAGGAACCGGCCCGGTCTGGTTCGCTAACATGAGCTGCTCCGGAACCGAAGCGGACCTGACTGAGTGCGGCCACAGCGGGTTTGGGGCGAACCGCTGCGGACACGCTGAGGACGCCGCGGTGGTCTGCG GCGCCCCGGTCAGACTGGCGGGTCCAACCCGATGTTCTGGACGGGTGGAGGTCTACCACAGCCACAGCCAGGCCTGGGGGACGGTGTGCGATGACGGCTGGGACCTGAGCGACGCCGCGGTGGTCTGCAGGGAGCTGGGCTGTGACCGGGCCTATGAAGCTCCAGGTGGGGCCCAGTTCGGACCCGGAACtggaagcatcatgctggaCGACCTGGTCTGCTCCGGTACCGAGAGGAGCCTGACGGACTGCGGCCACAGCGGGTTTGGGCTGCAGAACTGTGACCATGATGAGGACGCCGGAGCGCTCTGTGAAG ctgaaacagaagctgcaggaTCAGGAGCTGAACGGAAACATCAAACTGAGCTGGATGACTTCACACGGAAAAATCTTCAACAAGGACAAAGGACAAAACTGAAgagcagaataaataaagtctttgtttccTGA
- the LOC122837833 gene encoding scavenger receptor cysteine-rich domain-containing group B protein-like isoform X1, whose translation METILLVLLAAAVVDSQTRLVGPSRCSGRVEVYHDEVWGTVCDDGWDLSDAAVVCKQLGCGPPQRAPTVAYFGEGTDPIWLDDVACKGTESSLADCLHGGFGRHNCGHGEDAGVICEGPGETQFRLAGPTRCSGRVEVYHGHAWGTVCDDGWDLSDAAVVCRQLGCGAALSAPTSAYFGQGTGEIWLSDLGCSGTEVSLSECSYTGFGIRNCDHSEDAGATCAGAQIRLAGPTRCSGRVEVLFNGTWGTVCDDSWDLSDAAVVCRQLGCGPPQAALSAASFGEGTGPVWFANMSCSGTEADLTECGHSGFGANRCGHAEDAAVVCGAPVRLAGPTRCSGRVEVYHSHSQAWGTVCDDGWDLSDAAVVCRELGCDRAYEAPGGAQFGPGTGSIMLDDLVCSGTERSLTDCGHSGFGLQNCDHDEDAGALCEGILRKVVRLKVLQDSSLDLNYPAVLDGFLNQLKQKLQDQELNGNIKLSWMTSHGKIFNKDKGQN comes from the exons ATGGAGACGATCCTGCTGGTCCTGCTGGCTGCAGCAG TCGTTGACTCCCAGACCAGGTTAGTCGGACCGTCTCGGTGTTCTGGGAGGGTCGAGGTCTACCATGATGAAGTTTGGGGGACGGTGTGTGATGACGGCTGGGACCTCAGCGACGCCGCGGTTGTCTGCAAGCAGCTGGGATGCGGCCCCCCACAGAGGGCCCCCACGGTCGCCTACTTTGGTGAAGGAACCGACCCGATCTGGCTGGACGACGTGGCCTGCAAAGGAACCGAGAGCAGCTTGGCTGATTGTCTCCACGGAGGATTTGGAAGGCATAACTGTGGACATGGAGAAGACGCTGGTGTCATCTGTGAAG GACCAGGAGAAACCCAGTTCAGACTGGCTGGTCCAACCCGGTGTTCAGGGAGGGTGGAGGTTTACCATGGACACGCCTGGGGGACGGTGTGTGATGACGGCTGGGACCTGAGCGACGCCGCGGTGGTCTGCAGGCAGCTGGGCTGCGGCGCGGCGCTCAGCGCTCCGACCTCGGCCTACTTTGGCCAGGGAACCGGGGAGATCTGGCTCAGTGACCTGGGCTGTTCAGGAACGGAAGTCAGCCTCTCTGAATGCTCCTACACGGGGTTCGGCATTCGGAACTGTGATCACAGTGAAGACGCTGGCGCCACCTGTG CTGGAGCCCAGATCCGGTTGGCCGGTCCAACCCGGTGCTCCGGGCGGGTCGAGGTTCTGTTCAACGGCACCTGGGGGACGGTGTGTGATGACAGCTGGGACCTGAGCGACGCCGCGGTGGTCTGCAGGCAGCTGGGCTGCGGGCCGCCTCAGGCCGCCCTCAGCGCCGCAAGCTTTGGGGAAGGAACCGGCCCGGTCTGGTTCGCTAACATGAGCTGCTCCGGAACCGAAGCGGACCTGACTGAGTGCGGCCACAGCGGGTTTGGGGCGAACCGCTGCGGACACGCTGAGGACGCCGCGGTGGTCTGCG GCGCCCCGGTCAGACTGGCGGGTCCAACCCGATGTTCTGGACGGGTGGAGGTCTACCACAGCCACAGCCAGGCCTGGGGGACGGTGTGCGATGACGGCTGGGACCTGAGCGACGCCGCGGTGGTCTGCAGGGAGCTGGGCTGTGACCGGGCCTATGAAGCTCCAGGTGGGGCCCAGTTCGGACCCGGAACtggaagcatcatgctggaCGACCTGGTCTGCTCCGGTACCGAGAGGAGCCTGACGGACTGCGGCCACAGCGGGTTTGGGCTGCAGAACTGTGACCATGATGAGGACGCCGGAGCGCTCTGTGAAG GAATCCTTAGGAAGGTGGTGAGACTGAAGGTTCTGCAGGATTCCTCTCTGGACCTGAACTACCCGGCGGTGCTGGACGGGTttctgaaccag ctgaaacagaagctgcaggaTCAGGAGCTGAACGGAAACATCAAACTGAGCTGGATGACTTCACACGGAAAAATCTTCAACAAGGACAAAGGACAAAACTGA
- the LOC122837833 gene encoding deleted in malignant brain tumors 1 protein-like isoform X3, with amino-acid sequence MMKFGGRCVMTAGTSATPRLSASSWDAAPHRGPPRSPTLVKEPTRSGWTTWPAKEPRAAWLIVSTEDLEGITVDMEKTLVSSVKFHWSGPGETQFRLAGPTRCSGRVEVYHGHAWGTVCDDGWDLSDAAVVCRQLGCGAALSAPTSAYFGQGTGEIWLSDLGCSGTEVSLSECSYTGFGIRNCDHSEDAGATCAGAQIRLAGPTRCSGRVEVLFNGTWGTVCDDSWDLSDAAVVCRQLGCGPPQAALSAASFGEGTGPVWFANMSCSGTEADLTECGHSGFGANRCGHAEDAAVVCGAPVRLAGPTRCSGRVEVYHSHSQAWGTVCDDGWDLSDAAVVCRELGCDRAYEAPGGAQFGPGTGSIMLDDLVCSGTERSLTDCGHSGFGLQNCDHDEDAGALCEGILRKVVRLKVLQDSSLDLNYPAVLDGFLNQLKQKLQDQELNGNIKLSWMTSHGKIFNKDKGQN; translated from the exons ATGATGAAGTTTGGGGGACGGTGTGTGATGACGGCTGGGACCTCAGCGACGCCGCGGTTGTCTGCAAGCAGCTGGGATGCGGCCCCCCACAGAGGGCCCCCACGGTCGCCTACTTTGGTGAAGGAACCGACCCGATCTGGCTGGACGACGTGGCCTGCAAAGGAACCGAGAGCAGCTTGGCTGATTGTCTCCACGGAGGATTTGGAAGGCATAACTGTGGACATGGAGAAGACGCTGGTGTCATCTGTGAAG TTTCATTGGTCAGGACCAGGAGAAACCCAGTTCAGACTGGCTGGTCCAACCCGGTGTTCAGGGAGGGTGGAGGTTTACCATGGACACGCCTGGGGGACGGTGTGTGATGACGGCTGGGACCTGAGCGACGCCGCGGTGGTCTGCAGGCAGCTGGGCTGCGGCGCGGCGCTCAGCGCTCCGACCTCGGCCTACTTTGGCCAGGGAACCGGGGAGATCTGGCTCAGTGACCTGGGCTGTTCAGGAACGGAAGTCAGCCTCTCTGAATGCTCCTACACGGGGTTCGGCATTCGGAACTGTGATCACAGTGAAGACGCTGGCGCCACCTGTG CTGGAGCCCAGATCCGGTTGGCCGGTCCAACCCGGTGCTCCGGGCGGGTCGAGGTTCTGTTCAACGGCACCTGGGGGACGGTGTGTGATGACAGCTGGGACCTGAGCGACGCCGCGGTGGTCTGCAGGCAGCTGGGCTGCGGGCCGCCTCAGGCCGCCCTCAGCGCCGCAAGCTTTGGGGAAGGAACCGGCCCGGTCTGGTTCGCTAACATGAGCTGCTCCGGAACCGAAGCGGACCTGACTGAGTGCGGCCACAGCGGGTTTGGGGCGAACCGCTGCGGACACGCTGAGGACGCCGCGGTGGTCTGCG GCGCCCCGGTCAGACTGGCGGGTCCAACCCGATGTTCTGGACGGGTGGAGGTCTACCACAGCCACAGCCAGGCCTGGGGGACGGTGTGCGATGACGGCTGGGACCTGAGCGACGCCGCGGTGGTCTGCAGGGAGCTGGGCTGTGACCGGGCCTATGAAGCTCCAGGTGGGGCCCAGTTCGGACCCGGAACtggaagcatcatgctggaCGACCTGGTCTGCTCCGGTACCGAGAGGAGCCTGACGGACTGCGGCCACAGCGGGTTTGGGCTGCAGAACTGTGACCATGATGAGGACGCCGGAGCGCTCTGTGAAG GAATCCTTAGGAAGGTGGTGAGACTGAAGGTTCTGCAGGATTCCTCTCTGGACCTGAACTACCCGGCGGTGCTGGACGGGTttctgaaccag ctgaaacagaagctgcaggaTCAGGAGCTGAACGGAAACATCAAACTGAGCTGGATGACTTCACACGGAAAAATCTTCAACAAGGACAAAGGACAAAACTGA
- the LOC122838647 gene encoding L-selectin-like: MSDSGFYRTGEDSFRKWQSTERCGMVTAGGLWPVCANITGSSVSLVLVRSGMNWTEAQSFCRKQHSDLASIRNESENQQVQQLVPAGTKVWAGLYRDGWKWSAGSRSSFSYRRRTEPNNKEKKCVLATFDALGKWEDWRCDVKKTFICSSSESSSASLSLSEGGAALGGGEATQQDLVE, translated from the exons ATGTCGGACTCTGGGTTCTACAGAACCGGAGAGGATTCGTTCAGGAAGTGGCAGAGCACCGAGCGCTGCGGGATGGTGACCGCGGGGGGCCTGTGGCCCGTCTGCGCCAACATCACCG GGTCCAGTGTGagtttggttctggtccggtcTGGGATGAACTGGACGGAGGCCCAGAGCTTCTGCAGGAAGCAGCACTCGGACTTGGCCAGCATCAGGAACGAGTCCGAAAACCAGCAGGTCCAGCAGCTGGTGCCGGCAGGAACCAAAGTCTGGGCCGGACTGTACCGAGACGGCTGGAAGTGGTCGGCCGGGAGCCGCTCATCCTTCAGCTACCGGAGGAGAACCGAGCCCAACAACAAGGAGAAGAAGTGTGTGTTGGCCACGTTTGACGCTCTGGGGAAGTGGGAGGACTGGCGGTGTGACGTAAAGAAAACCTTCATCTGCTCCTCCAGTGAGTCTTCCTCAGCCTCTCTGTCGCTCTCCGAGGGCGGCGCTGCGTtaggaggaggagaggcaaCGCAACAAGATTTGGTGGAATAA